A genome region from Akkermansiaceae bacterium includes the following:
- a CDS encoding tetratricopeptide repeat protein, translating into MKTKFAHIPVAILLALPLSGAPAEEAAKLEARLKESAEASPPAAEMMLQLIDLYKEDGQVFGLIRTASKFSRAQTEHPRRAEVTLDLIKGYAAAARHEDVITTARQFLDIFPQNPLTDEVRDHIASAYERTGRVTQAAEQRGLAWQNGAPTEQGIAAIRLWVSTDKVDSYAKATELAALMADKIAVDGKLTGIGLRGIESALRAEKFAEGLKIANALARRNATMDAETDKRLAFLKGLCETRLGQHGNAVASFRKSLVPGNDERHRALIDAMVAAKNPPAEIEAEARRYADAFPQREDRYDPLARSAHAAAEGGNMGAALRIAEDVMKHDAISRDIARAYAGWCGDDNNRAAGGLAAAIEANKKGAPRLRAVLALDVYRDRMKDNAKAREAALRFLELSPAEDAWTEEIVKFLYDSSATSETFREDLKKVTESAGKFPHLAGFQDRVWNPAPADKERNREWQKAKRDYQSDAITRLWRATREDGGRSGQACKELLGKQWPAEIRRHLLSRLSYVYRHHLGGKSREVSAGHYETLCKEFPKDSDAAARWLEAASQSGKEQQLAAARHLLTLPPVGMHPDNWIRLCETKDEAITRKAAPWITQSAAASQSPLYHASRIGDLMAEIGMKTEAAAWWRSRMDLDPANRDAISCTLRLAGTMDAPQAADFLAKRLEAATENQGVYAAAIADLHFKAGDIASMAKVLSASRNAADQHPFLEWGMGEWPARGWLEAARNSKEMPEADKKRIYEIILDLRLGRISAEAGMMLIGDRKHDLARLLETQELILMCEPHHESWERLYPFAQAALAKEDPSLAAAILNGLINTIRSVGGDQMADARTLLRKAYGEMGGLSADIPADSPIAPLLQIVLHLRLGETELAEEAYFKNKALFDAHRTELPVELLLFGAGIHIAQGTPEDHERAEDILRGWMMKFGEAENVDIRDKARVQLLLARNYQRALQFDIARAEFTTVLNTYRDQPEAIEARFGIGETYMAQKVYDQASELFTELAESPVPAISIRANFLLGVLALRQEDSENARRIFLSVLENSPDADLANETLYNLAEVYGIEQRFLTQLETLRTVGRLGQDSKVWQTPGNALPIVVQDPDLGISRGDTRIPVVVRTEPGNDEERSFLTSGGAGKGIFLSEIPTVLGEAKPNDGVLQVTGADTITVDYPEDFKKEFQFGFPGNTRLRIASDGSLDIASTEIANDAKETITDDLKKEMDEEKEEKPRSAIRPSNQVKPGNLIFIQVKDGDRDVTTAPDEVGIRLTASGGDEVQVKISEESSHGGIFRGTVRTGELPAGAGASDSALDHSPLMAIDHDPNSSWRSEPDGAAPKLLTVDMKELRDVTTIVLTSPDADNEAPVRMAVRGSHDGRFWFRLADLPPPPPADKITFPEKGMFLRTYRLPANELRENYTWEQIADIAKKLEPTTKEEVASISWTAPEEDENAHFLIWSGPLVQERDGAMRFSVSGRTTALMLDGKLELPPGEDGRSVDLLVARGIHHITVFSIAEPKAKSAGAVRARENRNSSAVSLHPFAASDFDIAAFEGLTESGDATTNQINKEANTWTLDMPSRKLRHIEFSFLEYRGEAVAVSNVEISGGGARHIPPAQDVLQLADNDILELAPGDSVQVSYLDELTAGRHQPNRLLTRSLTATYYNGEIIPITYDFQRTGGGSVSGSRKELLRIDPGERIVAEITDFDLDTGLDRDTVEIEVQVNADASVKYLATETGSSTGVFLAEIDTAAEADGSKLVVRQGDKVYMRYKDTQNTFPGHASDREAVVYLNSPSDGLVRILESETPPGGAARILPAQPGWQPGHAGKIEYRAPLTVEVIDPDQAKDSKSTVTVEVTTDQGAQARVICQLSRAYAPADESMEGVRNPALFEGRFVGQIPLLLGNAAGLVQIPEDGSLPAADFGEIVSDEEKTSGLHALNTLGNSVFTATYTDDSAQRTLSSKASLASAASLRITDSEYLEDAEIAHVGTKLYLLLEDPDLDVSPERDKALVRILTDTGEDETLELEETLSHSGVFSASFPLTINAKPVPGNPEAGIECFFGDGITSGYLDNVPQTPDGLNIIERKIPVAVGTDGELSSFSKVYKDEDLAVETQFHIAESHFELFKGHRKLEQKEEAAANLEAGRRVLRQLREDYPDPKYAPRVSYLLGQFAQEMQAWDEAIAAYAEIVRNHPEHSLAPDAQYKLGQCYEEAGELDNALEAYVTLAATYPKSPLIANVMLRISEHFYVKEEFAVAASVGAKFVERFPNHEWTPKMAFRVGQCHYKLEEYGRAGISFDAFVKRFPEQELTAQALFWAGESYRMGNQIPEAFRRYNRCRWDFPESDAAKYSRGRLALPELLSQFEREANLNE; encoded by the coding sequence TTGAAAACGAAATTTGCACACATACCAGTTGCAATCCTACTCGCGCTGCCGCTGAGCGGTGCGCCTGCGGAGGAAGCCGCGAAGCTTGAAGCGCGCCTCAAGGAAAGCGCCGAGGCTTCCCCGCCGGCGGCGGAGATGATGCTTCAGCTCATCGATCTCTACAAGGAGGACGGGCAGGTCTTCGGCCTGATCCGCACCGCATCGAAGTTTTCGCGCGCCCAGACGGAGCATCCCCGCAGGGCTGAGGTTACGCTTGATCTCATCAAGGGCTACGCGGCGGCCGCCAGGCATGAGGATGTGATCACCACCGCCCGCCAGTTCCTGGATATCTTCCCGCAAAACCCGCTGACCGACGAAGTCAGGGATCACATCGCCTCCGCCTACGAGCGAACGGGACGGGTGACCCAGGCGGCGGAGCAGCGCGGCCTCGCTTGGCAGAATGGTGCACCGACCGAACAAGGAATCGCGGCGATACGGCTGTGGGTTTCCACGGACAAGGTCGATTCCTATGCCAAGGCCACGGAGCTCGCGGCGCTGATGGCGGATAAGATCGCCGTGGATGGGAAGCTGACTGGCATAGGCTTGCGCGGGATCGAATCCGCTCTGCGCGCCGAGAAATTTGCCGAAGGCCTGAAAATCGCGAACGCCCTGGCCCGCCGGAATGCGACGATGGATGCGGAGACGGACAAGCGGCTCGCATTCCTCAAAGGCCTCTGCGAAACCCGGCTCGGGCAACACGGAAACGCGGTGGCGTCCTTCCGGAAATCGCTGGTTCCCGGAAACGACGAACGCCACCGGGCGCTCATCGATGCGATGGTTGCCGCAAAGAACCCTCCGGCGGAAATCGAGGCCGAAGCCCGCCGCTATGCCGATGCATTCCCGCAGCGCGAAGACCGCTACGATCCCCTCGCCCGCTCCGCCCATGCTGCGGCGGAAGGCGGCAACATGGGAGCAGCTCTCCGCATTGCCGAGGATGTGATGAAGCACGATGCGATCTCCCGCGACATCGCGCGGGCATACGCCGGGTGGTGCGGCGACGACAACAACCGCGCCGCGGGCGGGCTCGCCGCCGCCATCGAGGCGAACAAAAAAGGCGCGCCACGGCTCCGTGCGGTTCTCGCGCTCGATGTCTATCGCGACCGAATGAAAGACAACGCGAAGGCGCGCGAAGCTGCACTACGTTTCCTGGAACTCTCCCCGGCGGAAGATGCCTGGACCGAGGAGATCGTGAAATTCCTCTACGATTCCTCGGCCACGTCCGAGACCTTCCGCGAAGACCTGAAAAAGGTCACGGAGAGCGCCGGGAAATTCCCACACCTCGCTGGCTTTCAGGATCGCGTGTGGAACCCCGCTCCCGCCGACAAGGAGCGCAACCGCGAATGGCAGAAAGCGAAGCGGGATTACCAATCGGACGCCATCACCAGGCTCTGGCGCGCGACCCGGGAAGACGGCGGCCGCTCCGGGCAAGCTTGCAAGGAACTGTTGGGCAAACAATGGCCTGCGGAAATCCGGCGGCACCTGCTTTCGCGCCTTTCCTATGTTTACCGCCACCACCTTGGCGGAAAATCGCGGGAGGTATCCGCAGGGCATTACGAAACGCTGTGCAAGGAATTCCCCAAGGACAGCGATGCCGCCGCCCGCTGGCTGGAGGCCGCCAGCCAATCCGGAAAAGAGCAGCAGCTCGCCGCCGCCCGGCATCTCCTGACCCTGCCACCCGTGGGGATGCATCCCGACAACTGGATACGCCTCTGCGAAACCAAGGACGAAGCGATCACCCGCAAGGCGGCTCCGTGGATCACCCAATCCGCCGCCGCCAGCCAATCCCCACTCTATCACGCCAGCCGCATCGGCGACCTGATGGCCGAGATCGGCATGAAAACCGAAGCCGCCGCGTGGTGGCGCTCACGCATGGATCTCGATCCCGCGAACCGCGATGCCATATCATGCACCCTTCGTCTCGCAGGCACCATGGATGCACCGCAGGCCGCGGATTTCCTGGCGAAACGCCTCGAGGCTGCCACCGAAAACCAGGGTGTCTATGCCGCCGCAATCGCCGACCTCCATTTCAAGGCCGGTGACATCGCCTCCATGGCCAAGGTGCTTTCGGCATCCCGCAATGCCGCCGATCAGCACCCTTTCCTCGAATGGGGCATGGGCGAGTGGCCTGCGCGGGGCTGGCTTGAGGCCGCTCGCAACTCCAAGGAAATGCCCGAAGCGGACAAGAAGCGGATTTATGAAATCATACTCGATCTCCGCCTCGGCCGCATCAGTGCGGAGGCCGGGATGATGCTCATCGGCGACAGGAAGCACGATCTCGCCCGCCTGCTCGAAACGCAGGAACTCATCCTCATGTGCGAGCCGCATCACGAGTCATGGGAACGCCTCTACCCCTTCGCGCAGGCCGCGCTGGCCAAGGAGGATCCGTCCCTCGCCGCCGCCATCCTCAACGGCCTCATCAACACGATCCGCTCCGTCGGCGGCGACCAGATGGCTGACGCGCGGACGCTGCTCCGCAAGGCTTACGGCGAAATGGGCGGCCTCAGCGCGGACATCCCCGCCGATAGCCCCATCGCACCCCTGCTCCAGATCGTCCTACATCTTCGGCTCGGGGAAACGGAACTCGCCGAGGAGGCCTATTTCAAGAACAAGGCGCTCTTCGACGCCCACCGCACCGAACTCCCCGTCGAGCTATTGCTTTTCGGAGCCGGGATCCACATCGCACAGGGCACCCCGGAAGACCACGAGCGGGCCGAGGACATCCTGCGTGGTTGGATGATGAAATTCGGCGAGGCGGAAAACGTCGATATCCGCGACAAGGCGCGCGTCCAGCTGCTCTTGGCCAGGAACTACCAGCGTGCCCTGCAATTCGACATCGCACGCGCCGAGTTCACCACCGTGCTGAACACCTACAGGGACCAGCCCGAGGCCATCGAGGCGCGCTTTGGGATCGGCGAAACCTACATGGCGCAGAAAGTCTACGACCAGGCTTCCGAGCTTTTCACGGAACTCGCCGAAAGCCCGGTGCCCGCGATCTCGATCCGCGCGAATTTCCTGCTCGGCGTGCTCGCACTGCGGCAGGAGGACAGCGAGAACGCCCGCCGCATTTTCCTCTCCGTCCTCGAAAACTCGCCCGACGCGGATCTCGCCAACGAGACGCTCTACAACCTCGCCGAGGTCTATGGCATCGAGCAGCGTTTCCTGACGCAGCTGGAAACACTACGCACCGTCGGACGGCTCGGCCAGGATTCCAAGGTCTGGCAAACACCGGGGAACGCGCTTCCCATCGTGGTTCAGGATCCCGATCTCGGCATCAGCCGTGGCGACACGCGCATCCCGGTTGTTGTCAGAACCGAGCCGGGCAACGACGAGGAGCGTTCATTTCTGACAAGCGGCGGCGCGGGCAAGGGCATTTTCCTCTCGGAAATCCCCACTGTCCTCGGCGAGGCGAAACCCAACGACGGAGTCCTCCAGGTCACCGGCGCGGACACGATCACCGTGGACTACCCGGAAGATTTCAAGAAGGAGTTCCAGTTCGGCTTCCCCGGAAACACCCGCCTGCGCATCGCCTCCGACGGAAGCCTGGATATCGCGAGCACCGAAATCGCCAACGATGCGAAGGAAACGATCACCGACGATCTCAAGAAGGAGATGGATGAGGAAAAGGAGGAGAAACCGCGTTCCGCGATCCGACCCTCCAACCAGGTGAAACCCGGCAACCTGATCTTCATCCAGGTGAAGGATGGCGACCGCGATGTGACGACCGCTCCGGACGAGGTCGGCATCCGCCTCACCGCATCGGGTGGCGACGAGGTGCAGGTGAAAATTTCCGAGGAAAGCTCCCACGGCGGGATTTTCCGGGGCACTGTCCGCACCGGCGAACTCCCCGCCGGCGCGGGCGCATCGGACTCCGCCCTCGACCACAGCCCGCTCATGGCGATCGACCACGATCCGAACAGCTCTTGGCGCAGCGAGCCTGACGGCGCGGCACCGAAGCTCCTAACGGTCGACATGAAGGAGCTCCGGGACGTCACGACAATCGTCCTGACCTCCCCCGACGCGGACAACGAGGCACCTGTCCGCATGGCCGTGCGTGGCAGCCATGACGGCAGGTTCTGGTTCCGGCTCGCGGATCTCCCCCCTCCCCCACCCGCGGATAAGATCACTTTCCCGGAAAAAGGGATGTTCCTGCGCACCTACAGACTTCCCGCGAATGAGCTTCGGGAAAACTACACCTGGGAGCAGATCGCGGACATCGCGAAGAAACTCGAACCGACGACAAAGGAAGAGGTTGCCTCGATATCATGGACGGCTCCCGAGGAGGACGAAAACGCCCATTTCCTGATCTGGTCGGGGCCGCTTGTCCAGGAGCGGGATGGCGCAATGCGCTTCTCCGTTTCCGGCAGGACGACCGCCCTGATGCTTGATGGCAAGCTGGAGCTACCGCCCGGTGAAGATGGACGGAGCGTGGATCTCCTTGTGGCGCGCGGCATCCACCACATCACCGTTTTCTCCATCGCCGAGCCGAAGGCGAAATCCGCCGGTGCCGTCCGCGCCCGTGAGAACCGCAACTCGTCTGCGGTTTCGCTGCACCCTTTCGCGGCATCCGATTTCGACATCGCCGCCTTCGAGGGACTGACCGAATCGGGCGATGCCACGACCAACCAGATCAACAAGGAGGCCAACACCTGGACGCTGGACATGCCATCGCGGAAGCTGCGCCACATTGAATTTTCCTTCCTCGAATATCGGGGCGAGGCGGTCGCGGTGAGCAATGTCGAGATCAGCGGAGGCGGAGCCCGCCACATCCCGCCAGCCCAGGACGTCCTCCAACTCGCCGACAACGACATCCTCGAACTGGCTCCCGGCGACAGCGTCCAGGTCTCCTACCTCGACGAACTGACCGCCGGCCGGCATCAGCCGAACCGCCTGCTGACACGATCCCTCACCGCCACCTACTACAACGGCGAGATCATCCCCATCACCTACGACTTCCAGCGCACCGGCGGCGGATCGGTCTCGGGCTCCCGGAAGGAACTGCTCCGCATCGATCCCGGAGAACGTATCGTCGCGGAAATCACCGACTTTGATCTCGACACCGGATTGGACCGCGACACGGTCGAGATCGAGGTACAGGTCAATGCCGACGCCTCCGTGAAATACCTCGCCACCGAAACGGGATCATCCACCGGCGTTTTCCTCGCGGAGATCGACACCGCCGCCGAAGCGGACGGAAGCAAGCTCGTCGTCAGGCAGGGCGACAAGGTTTACATGCGCTACAAGGACACGCAGAACACCTTCCCCGGGCACGCATCGGATCGCGAGGCGGTGGTTTACCTCAACAGCCCGAGCGATGGTCTCGTGCGCATCCTCGAAAGCGAGACCCCGCCCGGCGGCGCGGCGCGAATCCTCCCTGCGCAGCCCGGTTGGCAGCCGGGGCACGCGGGGAAAATCGAATACCGTGCGCCGCTCACCGTGGAGGTCATCGATCCGGACCAAGCGAAGGACTCCAAAAGCACCGTCACCGTGGAAGTCACGACCGACCAGGGCGCGCAAGCCCGGGTGATTTGCCAGCTCTCCCGCGCCTATGCCCCTGCCGACGAATCCATGGAAGGAGTCCGCAACCCCGCGCTCTTCGAAGGCCGCTTCGTCGGGCAGATCCCCCTGCTCCTGGGGAACGCCGCCGGACTTGTGCAAATCCCCGAGGACGGATCCCTGCCAGCAGCGGATTTTGGCGAGATCGTCTCCGATGAGGAAAAAACATCCGGACTCCATGCGCTCAACACCCTCGGCAACAGCGTTTTCACCGCCACTTACACCGACGATTCGGCCCAGCGAACGCTTTCATCAAAAGCCTCTCTCGCTTCCGCCGCAAGCCTCCGGATCACCGATAGCGAGTATCTGGAGGACGCGGAGATCGCCCATGTCGGCACCAAGCTCTATCTCCTTCTCGAGGATCCCGACCTCGATGTTTCCCCGGAGCGCGACAAGGCGCTCGTCCGTATCCTGACTGATACCGGTGAGGACGAAACGCTAGAGCTCGAGGAAACGCTCTCCCATAGCGGTGTGTTCAGCGCATCGTTCCCGCTCACAATCAATGCCAAGCCGGTTCCCGGAAATCCCGAGGCGGGCATCGAGTGTTTCTTCGGCGACGGGATCACCTCAGGATACCTCGACAATGTCCCGCAGACACCGGACGGCCTGAACATCATCGAGAGGAAGATCCCGGTCGCTGTCGGCACTGATGGCGAGTTGTCTTCATTCAGCAAGGTTTACAAGGATGAGGATCTCGCGGTGGAAACGCAGTTCCACATCGCGGAAAGCCATTTCGAACTCTTCAAGGGGCACCGCAAGCTTGAGCAGAAGGAAGAGGCCGCCGCCAACCTCGAGGCGGGCAGGCGCGTCCTGCGACAACTCCGCGAGGATTATCCCGATCCGAAATACGCACCACGCGTCTCCTACCTGCTCGGCCAGTTCGCGCAGGAGATGCAGGCATGGGACGAGGCGATCGCCGCCTACGCGGAGATCGTCCGCAACCACCCCGAACACAGCCTTGCTCCCGACGCCCAATACAAGCTCGGCCAATGCTACGAGGAGGCCGGCGAACTGGACAACGCGCTGGAGGCATACGTCACACTCGCCGCCACCTACCCGAAGAGCCCTCTCATCGCCAATGTCATGCTCCGCATCAGCGAGCATTTCTACGTCAAAGAAGAGTTCGCCGTCGCCGCCTCGGTGGGCGCGAAATTCGTCGAGCGTTTCCCCAACCACGAATGGACGCCCAAGATGGCGTTCCGCGTCGGCCAATGCCACTACAAGCTCGAGGAATATGGCCGTGCTGGCATCTCCTTCGATGCCTTCGTGAAACGTTTCCCCGAGCAGGAGCTCACCGCCCAAGCCCTCTTCTGGGCCGGCGAAAGCTACCGCATGGGAAACCAGATCCCCGAGGCCTTCCGCCGCTACAACCGCTGCCGCTGGGACTTTCCCGAATCCGACGCCGCGAAATATTCCCGCGGACGACTAGCGCTTCCGGAGCTGCTTTCCCAGTTTGAAAGGGAGGCGAATCTGAATGAGTGA
- a CDS encoding CIA30 family protein: protein MKKIRIPGTSPGICFSLSLALCASAEEVKSIAEFSRNDSKEPRWRIVDDGVMGGLSKGEMEIRDDGSLHFSGKLSLENNGGFSSVRSGNLKLDLSAAEGIVLRVKGDGRTYEVHFSTPARWQGKGITFAAMLPTAKGQWREVRIPFSAFKGDYRGKRLKDGDIRFNPANVQGITLELVDKKAGVFELEVDWIRTYGSSKSG from the coding sequence ATGAAAAAGATCCGGATCCCCGGCACATCCCCGGGAATATGTTTTTCGCTGTCGCTCGCTCTTTGCGCTTCTGCGGAGGAGGTCAAATCCATTGCGGAGTTTTCCCGGAATGATTCGAAAGAACCCAGGTGGCGAATCGTCGATGATGGCGTAATGGGAGGCCTTTCCAAAGGCGAAATGGAGATCAGGGATGACGGCTCTCTGCATTTTAGCGGAAAACTGTCTTTGGAGAACAACGGCGGGTTTTCCTCGGTGCGTTCCGGCAATCTGAAACTCGATCTGAGCGCCGCAGAGGGAATCGTCCTCCGGGTCAAAGGGGATGGCCGGACTTATGAGGTGCATTTTTCCACGCCTGCACGTTGGCAAGGCAAGGGCATCACCTTTGCCGCTATGCTGCCCACGGCAAAAGGCCAATGGAGGGAAGTGCGAATTCCGTTTTCCGCGTTCAAGGGCGATTACCGGGGCAAGCGGCTGAAGGATGGGGATATCAGATTCAACCCCGCAAATGTGCAGGGAATCACCCTCGAATTGGTGGACAAAAAAGCCGGTGTATTCGAACTGGAGGTTGATTGGATCCGAACGTACGGCAGCAGCAAATCCGGCTGA